The Flexibacter flexilis DSM 6793 genome window below encodes:
- a CDS encoding aldehyde dehydrogenase, whose translation MQKIKPMTPENIVNIIAAQRHFFASHQTKSTDFRIKNLQKLKAAVLRNEAKIAAALWQDLHKSAEEAYLTETSIVLQEIDNHIKNLKKWTKPKRVPTPLHVLPSRSYLYAEPLGVALIIAPWNYPFQLLINPLIGAISAGCCVILKPSPFAPHIAEVMEQIIHEIFSAEYVEILLGGKEINDILLQNKFDIIFFTGSPTTGKIIAKAAAEFMTPVVLELGGKSPCIVAEDANLDVAAKRIAWGKIINAGQTCIAPDYLFVHHTVKEKLLQKIVDNFKEMLGENIKQSQYFGRIIHATAFERLNKYLQGQNIVFGGETDAQERYISPTLLDNILPENPIMQEEIFGPILPIMTYTQLSEVIDFVNKNEKPLALYFFSEDDAKINEILTKTSSGGACVNDTLMHIANHHLPFGGVGNSGMGAYHGHFSFEIFSHKKAVVRTPTWVDLPLKYTPFKYFDWIKKIL comes from the coding sequence ATTCAAAAAATAAAGCCTATGACACCCGAAAATATTGTAAATATTATCGCGGCGCAACGCCATTTTTTTGCCTCACATCAGACAAAAAGCACAGATTTTAGAATAAAAAACCTGCAAAAACTCAAAGCTGCTGTTTTGCGCAATGAAGCCAAAATTGCGGCAGCTTTGTGGCAAGATTTGCATAAATCTGCCGAGGAAGCCTATCTCACGGAGACTAGTATTGTATTGCAAGAGATTGATAATCATATTAAAAATTTAAAAAAATGGACAAAACCCAAGCGAGTACCTACGCCGCTGCACGTGCTGCCATCGCGGAGTTATTTGTATGCCGAACCGCTGGGCGTGGCTCTAATTATTGCGCCTTGGAATTATCCATTTCAATTGTTAATAAATCCGTTGATTGGCGCAATTTCGGCGGGTTGTTGCGTTATCTTGAAACCTTCGCCATTTGCGCCACATATTGCGGAAGTAATGGAGCAAATTATTCACGAAATTTTTAGCGCAGAATATGTTGAAATATTGCTGGGTGGAAAAGAAATAAATGATATTTTATTGCAAAATAAATTTGACATAATTTTCTTTACAGGAAGCCCCACTACAGGCAAAATTATAGCCAAAGCAGCCGCCGAATTTATGACTCCTGTGGTACTGGAATTAGGGGGAAAAAGTCCGTGTATTGTGGCCGAAGATGCTAATTTGGACGTAGCAGCAAAGCGCATTGCTTGGGGAAAAATTATTAATGCAGGACAGACTTGTATTGCACCAGATTATTTATTTGTGCACCATACAGTTAAAGAAAAATTATTGCAAAAAATCGTCGATAATTTCAAAGAAATGTTGGGCGAAAATATCAAACAAAGCCAGTATTTCGGACGAATTATTCATGCCACTGCTTTTGAACGATTAAATAAATATTTACAAGGACAAAATATTGTATTTGGTGGTGAAACTGATGCGCAAGAACGATACATTTCTCCTACATTATTGGATAATATTTTACCCGAAAATCCGATTATGCAAGAAGAAATATTTGGCCCTATTTTGCCAATTATGACTTACACGCAACTCTCGGAAGTCATTGATTTTGTGAATAAAAATGAAAAACCATTGGCACTGTATTTCTTTTCGGAGGACGATGCCAAAATCAATGAAATATTGACCAAAACCAGCAGCGGCGGCGCGTGTGTGAATGATACGCTCATGCACATTGCCAACCATCATTTGCCGTTTGGTGGCGTGGGCAATAGCGGCATGGGCGCGTATCATGGGCATTTTAGTTTTGAGATTTTTAGCCACAAAAAAGCCGTAGTACGTACGCCTACGTGGGTGGATTTGCCCCTGAAATATACGCCATTCAAGTATTTTGATTGGATTAAGAAAATTTTGTAG
- a CDS encoding NADH-quinone oxidoreductase subunit N, which yields MNTTSVIRLFEQTIQNLPAWYAEIALAAAVPVVIILGLFRLKNLPIWLLLASLSSLFIAGMLLANSNTVSGDSLYFKAIVLISAAAALAMQWHTEQNNPDKNHYTEFCTIVIGLALGCNLLISAQDWLLFFVSVELISIASYLLVGFRFNKNSAEAGLKYLLFGAAISAMMLYGISWLYGLAWQNANLASGGYNYAILTAALGMVMGGMLFKLAGAPLHWWVADTYDAAPSSVAFFLSIAPKVAALQAVINIIGRYESLFAWTDFLSIAAIASILVGNFSALWQSNIRRLMGYSSVAHTGVLLLAVAANASGENLAFYLFIYLLASALVFIFIQNTEGEHGHLHIKQLSGFAQHDAVSPLALVLAFVSLTGLPPTAGFTAKLNLFLDVWRSYEQNNHVWLLYGLLVAVAGTAISLFFYLRVPFFMYFRAEHQTTEHNTHDTIPANLTRWILLFLAMLLVVFFVV from the coding sequence ATGAATACAACATCCGTCATTCGCCTTTTTGAACAAACAATCCAGAATCTGCCCGCTTGGTATGCCGAAATCGCTTTGGCCGCCGCCGTGCCAGTTGTCATTATTCTGGGATTGTTTCGCTTAAAAAATTTACCTATTTGGCTACTTTTGGCCAGTTTGAGCAGTTTATTTATTGCAGGAATGCTGCTAGCCAATAGCAATACTGTTTCGGGCGATTCACTGTATTTCAAGGCTATAGTACTAATAAGTGCTGCCGCCGCATTGGCTATGCAATGGCATACGGAACAAAACAACCCAGACAAAAATCATTATACCGAATTTTGTACTATTGTAATAGGCCTCGCGCTGGGCTGTAACCTGCTTATCTCGGCCCAAGACTGGCTACTATTCTTTGTTTCGGTCGAATTAATCTCAATTGCATCTTATTTGCTCGTAGGTTTTCGGTTCAATAAAAATAGTGCAGAAGCAGGATTAAAATATTTGCTTTTTGGTGCGGCCATTTCCGCCATGATGCTCTACGGAATTTCGTGGCTCTATGGGCTTGCTTGGCAAAATGCAAATTTGGCCAGTGGTGGTTATAATTACGCCATTCTGACCGCCGCACTGGGCATGGTAATGGGCGGAATGCTTTTTAAATTAGCGGGTGCGCCGCTGCATTGGTGGGTAGCTGATACTTACGACGCTGCGCCGAGTTCGGTGGCTTTTTTCCTTTCTATTGCGCCAAAAGTAGCGGCTTTACAGGCGGTTATCAATATTATAGGCCGTTACGAATCGCTTTTTGCTTGGACGGATTTCCTAAGTATCGCAGCCATTGCCTCTATTTTGGTCGGTAATTTTTCTGCGCTGTGGCAAAGCAATATTCGCCGCCTAATGGGTTATTCGTCGGTGGCGCACACTGGCGTTTTGTTGTTGGCAGTCGCGGCCAACGCTTCGGGCGAAAACTTGGCTTTTTATCTTTTTATTTATCTGTTAGCCAGTGCCTTAGTATTTATTTTTATCCAAAACACAGAAGGCGAACACGGCCACCTGCACATCAAGCAACTAAGCGGTTTTGCGCAACACGATGCCGTAAGCCCACTGGCGTTGGTGCTGGCGTTCGTGAGCCTCACGGGACTTCCGCCAACGGCTGGGTTTACGGCCAAGCTCAATTTGTTTCTGGATGTGTGGCGCAGCTACGAGCAAAACAACCATGTTTGGCTGCTTTACGGCTTGCTGGTGGCAGTGGCGGGAACCGCTATTTCGCTGTTTTTTTACTTGCGCGTGCCGTTTTTTATGTATTTCCGTGCCGAGCATCAAACCACCGAACACAACACACACGACACGATTCCCGCCAACCTCACCCGCTGGATTTTGTTGTTTTTGGCAATGTTATTAGTGGTATTTTTTGTAGTTTAA
- the tpiA gene encoding triose-phosphate isomerase — translation MRQKIVAGNWKMNKDLERGLELVSEVVNMVKDEVTSSVTVVLCPPFVHLTSVNKLIAGQSNIKLGAQNCHQKASGAYTGEVSAEMLKSVGTEYVILGHSERREYFQESNEQLAEKVNISLANGLLPIFCCGESLDLRQNGDFVGFVTNQLTESLFHLSAEDFGKIVIAYEPIWAIGTGLTATAQQAQDMHAAIRKHLAGKYGQAVADATPILYGGSAKPSNAVELFSCPDVDGGLIGGASLASRDFTDVVKAI, via the coding sequence ATGCGCCAAAAAATTGTAGCGGGCAACTGGAAAATGAACAAAGACCTTGAAAGAGGCCTTGAATTAGTTTCGGAAGTAGTGAATATGGTAAAAGATGAGGTAACTTCTTCGGTTACTGTGGTACTTTGCCCGCCATTCGTACACCTGACAAGCGTAAACAAATTGATTGCTGGCCAATCGAACATCAAATTAGGTGCGCAAAATTGCCACCAAAAAGCCTCTGGTGCTTATACTGGCGAAGTTTCGGCTGAAATGTTGAAATCCGTAGGTACTGAATATGTGATTTTGGGACACAGCGAACGCCGTGAATATTTCCAAGAAAGCAACGAACAATTGGCCGAAAAAGTAAATATTTCGTTGGCAAATGGCTTGTTACCGATTTTCTGCTGTGGCGAATCTTTGGATTTGCGTCAGAATGGTGATTTCGTAGGTTTTGTTACGAATCAATTGACAGAAAGTTTATTTCATTTGTCTGCGGAAGACTTTGGTAAAATTGTGATTGCTTACGAACCGATTTGGGCGATAGGTACAGGCCTGACGGCTACGGCGCAACAGGCACAAGATATGCATGCGGCGATTCGCAAGCATCTTGCTGGCAAATACGGACAAGCGGTGGCAGATGCTACGCCGATTTTGTACGGTGGCAGTGCCAAGCCTTCTAATGCAGTGGAACTTTTCTCGTGCCCAGACGTGGACGGTGGCTTGATTGGCGGTGCTTCGCTTGCTTCTCGCGACTTTACGGACGTTGTAAAGGCTATCTAA